The genome window CATATTGCCCCGCATCCTCCGTCGTCAGCACAAACGGCAGCCGCTCCTGAATATCCTGAAAGTCCGCCGGCGACATCGAGATTCGCTGCAGAGAATTCTGCGGCGCGTACACCACCTTCTCCGCCCGCTTACCCGTCGGATCAAAGGTCACATCATCCACTTCGTAATACTCGCCATCCACTTTGTTGTCGTCGTTGACAGTCTGTACCCGCACCGCGCGCCGATAGGTGTAGTGGTTCAGCGCCTCGCGAAAGACCGTTTCCTTCGCCTTGAATTTTTCGATAATCTCTTCCGGCGGCGTCGGCGGCGCAGTCACATCCATCGGCCCAAATCCCGAGTCGAGCGGCATCGACGTAAAACTCACCGTAGCCTGGTCGTCGAACTTCTTTTTGTCGCGCCCCCACGCAGAAGCGCTGCACACCGCGATCACCAGCAGCGCCGTTCCGAGCTGCAAGACCTCTCTGGAATACCGAAACCTCTTCGCTGCCACTCGTCTCAATTCAACCCCCAATGTAAAACTCAACACCTGCGCCAAAAATAACCACCGCTTGCATACAACTTTAGACGGATTTAGCTCCGTCCAGATACGAAGGATGATAGTCCTAGCATTCACGGGGAGTATAGCGATCACCATAGGCGCATCCCTGCGTTTGCGCCATGTGGACGCAAGGCCGCTTCTCATGATCTCCTTTCCTAAGGGCTCATACAATCGAGTCCCCGGACCGCAGATCTCTTCACCGCAGGCGCTGGTCCGTATTCACTATGGCAATCCGCAAGTCCGGCAATCGGTACAATCTTGTTCAGATTGAAACCTGACCATCTGACTGCGATCCAGTTGCCCCAACCGTTGGAAGGAGCCTGCTCTCCGTCGCATGCCTGATGACTACCAGATCCCCGCGATAGCCCTGATCGCAGCTCTCATGCTCGCCTTCGCATATCTGCATATGCGTTTTCGCAGCGTGCGTACTCTTCTCTGGCTGCTCGCCCTCGGCTGCGCTGAAATTCAGGCCGTGCTGGTATGGCTCTGCTTCCACTACGTCTCATCACGCCATGCGGCCATAGCAATGAACGTGACTAGCGAATCCGCGCGCCTGCTCAGCACTGCGCTGTTTCTGAGTTCGCTTTCGCCTCGCACCTTTCGAATCGGCCGCTTCCAGATTCTCTACGTCATTCCCTACATCATCCCCATCCTGATCTACTCCGCCCTGTATTACGGAGTCGCCCAGCACCCTTCGACCCCCTTGTTCACGATCTATTGCCTGCTCGCCTTTTGGGCGGCCGCCATAGGATTCGTATGGGGCCTGCAAAAGGGACCGATCCCCATCTGGTTGAACGTCGTAGTCGTCGTTTGCGCCGCACTGCTTTGCGTCCCCCTGTTTATCCGGGGAAATATCTATCTGCCTCTGCTCCTGGTCGAGTCCAGCAACATGCTGGTTACCGCGCTGCTCGTGCTCTACAGCTTCAAGCGCTTTTCCCCGGGAGTCGTTCTCGCCATCACCGGCTTTATCGCCTGGGCCATACCTCCCATTCTCCTCACGCAGACAGCCTCGTCGCATGCTCTCGTCATGATCGTTCTGACGCGCGCCTTTGTCCTCGGAAAAGTCCTCGTCGCTATGGGACTCATCCTGCTCGTGTTGGAAGATGAAGTAGAAAAAAATCAGACCGCCCAGCGCCGCGAACGACGCGTCCGTCTCGAACTGGAAGCCTACGCGCGCCAGGCCCTCACCGCGCGCAGCCTCGAAGAGTTCGATCGCAACAGCAACCATCTCTGCGCCATGATTGCCACGCACAGCCGTTTTGCCCGCGTAGCCATGCTGGTTCGCGGCATCGGCTCCTGTCACCTGGTCGGTTATGCCGGAATGGACGGAGCCATGGCCGGTGCCGTCGACAGCGTCGCAGAGCGCCTGCCCGTGGATATCTTTGCACCCGGCGGCAAACTTCTCGCCCCCGATAGCAACTCTCTCGATCTCGACCTCATCCCCTGGCTCAGCCCCGGCGACGACCTCGAACGCATGCAGATGACCCGTCTTTGCGCCATCGCCATGCTCGGTCCCGACAACACCGTTGAAGGCGCATTGCTCCTCGCCGGATTGCGCAATCCACAGGAAACACTCCGCGCCGACGACCTTTTGCCTCTCGAAATTCTCGCCGGACGCCTGCAGGCCTCACGCGCCCAGGCCATGATGCTCGGCAAACTCATCGAGTCCGAGCGCTTCGCCGGAGTAGGCCAACTCGCCGCCAACGTTGCCCAGCAACTGAACAACCCGCTCACTGTCATCCTTGGCTACGCCGCTCTCCTTGAAGACGCCTCTGAACCCGGCCCCGAGCGCCACGGGGCAGAAGCCATCGTCGTCGAAGCCCGCCGCATGAAGAGTATTCTCGAACGGCTCTCCAGCTTTTCCCGCTTCACCACCGACCGGTTTGTCTCCTTCTCCGTCGCCGATCTCATCACGGATATCGAACAACTCCACCGCACCGATTTTCTTCGTCACTCCATCGAGTTCCGCCTGTCCTCCGAACCCGATCTCCCTGAGATATTCGGCAACGTTCACCAGATTCGCCAGGCGCTCATGCACGCCATGCGTTTTGCCATCGAGTCCGCATTACGCCTCGGGCCCAATGAACACAAAGCCGTCCGCGTAGAAGCCACCAGCCACGACGGCCGCGTACAAATACTCATCGGCCACTCCGGTCACAGCTTCTCAAATCCAGAACGCGCATTCGATTCACTCTCTTCCGGCTTCACCGGCATCGAAGCCACAGGAATAGGCCTGGGCCTCTGCGCCGCCATCATCCGCGAACACCGCGGCACCATCA of Acidicapsa ligni contains these proteins:
- a CDS encoding sensor histidine kinase, producing MPDDYQIPAIALIAALMLAFAYLHMRFRSVRTLLWLLALGCAEIQAVLVWLCFHYVSSRHAAIAMNVTSESARLLSTALFLSSLSPRTFRIGRFQILYVIPYIIPILIYSALYYGVAQHPSTPLFTIYCLLAFWAAAIGFVWGLQKGPIPIWLNVVVVVCAALLCVPLFIRGNIYLPLLLVESSNMLVTALLVLYSFKRFSPGVVLAITGFIAWAIPPILLTQTASSHALVMIVLTRAFVLGKVLVAMGLILLVLEDEVEKNQTAQRRERRVRLELEAYARQALTARSLEEFDRNSNHLCAMIATHSRFARVAMLVRGIGSCHLVGYAGMDGAMAGAVDSVAERLPVDIFAPGGKLLAPDSNSLDLDLIPWLSPGDDLERMQMTRLCAIAMLGPDNTVEGALLLAGLRNPQETLRADDLLPLEILAGRLQASRAQAMMLGKLIESERFAGVGQLAANVAQQLNNPLTVILGYAALLEDASEPGPERHGAEAIVVEARRMKSILERLSSFSRFTTDRFVSFSVADLITDIEQLHRTDFLRHSIEFRLSSEPDLPEIFGNVHQIRQALMHAMRFAIESALRLGPNEHKAVRVEATSHDGRVQILIGHSGHSFSNPERAFDSLSSGFTGIEATGIGLGLCAAIIREHRGTITAVNFEPTGAAVILDLPIS